In the genome of Streptacidiphilus rugosus AM-16, the window GACCTGGTGCTGCGCATGATCGAGGACGGGGTGCCGCTGCCGGACTTCACCCTGGACGCGCCGAGCCGGGCCATCCGCGAGGTCTCCCACGACCTGACCGGCTCCCGGCTGGTCCGGCTGGCGAACGGCCGCGAGGCCAGCGCGCTGGAGATCCAGCAGGAGTACTTCCAGAAGGCGAGCGACTTCGCCGACGACCGCGGCATCCGCTCCGGTACCGTCGCCCGGGTGCTCGACCTGTGGGGCCGCACCCTGGAGGCGATCCGCACCGAGGACTACTCCAAGGTGGACCGCGAGATCGACTGGGTCATGAAGTACCGGCTGATCGAGCGCTACCGGGCCAAGAACGGCATGAGCATGTCGCACCCGCGGGTCGCGCAGATCGACCTCGCGTACCACGACATCCACCGCCGCCGCGGCCTGTACTACCTGCTGCAGAACCGCGGGCAGGCCGAGCGGGTCAGCGACGACCTGAAGATCTTCGAGGCCAAGTCGGTGCCTCCGCAGACCACCAGGGCGCGGCTGCGCGGTGACTTCATCCGGCGCGCGCAGGAGCAGCGGCGGGCCGTCACCGTGGACTGGGTCAACCTTCGGATCGTCGGCGACGCGAAGGGCGCCATCGCCTGCGGCGACCCGTTCCTCTCCGCCGACGAGCGCGTGGCAGACCTCATCGCCGCCATGTGAGGGCGGCGAACCGGCCCGCTGGCACAGGCGGCCAAGAGACCCGCGAGCAGCGGCGCGCCGCCCACGGCAGAGCCAAGTCCGCCACGCGCCTCAGGGCCGAACCCGCGCTCTGGGCCCTGAAGGACCAGCCCTGTGCCCGAATCGGTTGGCCGGCCTCAACTCTTGCCCGCCGAGGGGGCGCCGGACGGGGGCGGTTCGGTCTCGTCGTTGTCGATGGCGGCGCTGGCGTCGCCCTCCAGCAGCCGGCCGAGCTGGGTGCCCAGCAGCCGCTTGAACTTGCGCTGCTGCCAGCGGCCGCGGTCGAGCACCGCGACCTCCAGCTGATCCGGGGTCAGCGTGCGCGCGGCGCCGCCGTTCGGATCCCTGGCCAGGCCGTCGACGGCCAGCTTGAGCGCCTCGGG includes:
- the pafA gene encoding Pup--protein ligase; this encodes MDRRIIGLENEYGVTCTFRGARRLPPEEVVRHLFHGFVTGKRSSNVFLHNGARLYLDVGSHPEYATPECDDVVELVTHDKAGERILEGMTEEAEQKLRGQGIEEDVYVFKNNTDSAGNSYGCHENYLVSRDLDYVRLTNQLIPFLVTRQLICGAGKVLQTPRGAVYCVSQRAEHIWEGLSSSSTRSRPIINTRDEPHADSERYRRLHVIVGDSNMSETTTLLKVGATDLVLRMIEDGVPLPDFTLDAPSRAIREVSHDLTGSRLVRLANGREASALEIQQEYFQKASDFADDRGIRSGTVARVLDLWGRTLEAIRTEDYSKVDREIDWVMKYRLIERYRAKNGMSMSHPRVAQIDLAYHDIHRRRGLYYLLQNRGQAERVSDDLKIFEAKSVPPQTTRARLRGDFIRRAQEQRRAVTVDWVNLRIVGDAKGAIACGDPFLSADERVADLIAAM